The Budorcas taxicolor isolate Tak-1 chromosome 5, Takin1.1, whole genome shotgun sequence genome includes a window with the following:
- the EID3 gene encoding EP300-interacting inhibitor of differentiation 3 gives MADENDSLREADETRAQPGVTMPSSAHFLKQVEEEEEEEALKVEVAAACDDESDTSSDDESDTSSDDLSWGKADIDPSLLERVDEGKCRSIRKQYRQLIYTVQQNRDDIVNTTSDTLTEALEEANVLFDAVSRTREAALDAQFLVLASDLGKEKAKQLNSDMSFFNQVAFCDFLFIFVGLNWMEDDGRDPLNNCDDNIALSFWETVQKEATSWMLQAETFHFLFGSFKPESAARKPRLNHRRKVQKMEENGDMPTKLRKLDLSGNQEATEKEVERILGLLQTYFRKYPDTPVSYFEFVIDPNSFSRTVENIFYVSFIIRDGFARIRLDQDRLPILEPININLAGEGNDPSFHSRKQGVISLSLQDWKNIVATFEISEAMITN, from the coding sequence ATGGCCGATGAAAATGATTCCCTGAGGGAAGCCGACGAGACTAGAGCGCAGCCGGGGGTGACCATGCCCAGTAGTGCGCACTTTCTGAagcaggtggaggaggaggaggaggaggaagctttGAAGGTGGAAGTGGCAGCGGCGTGTGACGACGAATCTGATACTTCCTCTGACGACGAATCTGATACCTCCTCTGACGACCTGAGCTGGGGGAAGGCCGACATCGACCCCAGCCTGCTGGAGCGGGTGGATGAGGGGAAATGCCGGAGTATCCGCAAGCAGTACCGGCAGCTCATCTATACCGTCCAGCAGAACCGTGACGACATCGTGAACACGACGAGCGACACCTTAACCGAGGCTCTCGAGGAAGCCAATGTCCTGTTTGATGCAGTGAGTCGAACGAGAGAAGCGGCTCTCGACGCTCAGTTTCTTGTTTTGGCTTCTGATTTgggtaaagaaaaagcaaagcagCTGAACTCTGACATGAGCTTTTTCAATCAGGTGGCATTTTGTGACTTTCTGTTTATATTTGTGGGTCTAAATTGGATGGAAGATGACGGACGTGATCCGTTGAATAACTGTGACGATAACATAGCTCTTTCCTTCTGGGAGACAGTACAGAAGGAAGCCACATCGTGGATGTTACAAGCTGAAACATTCCACTTTCTTTTTGGTTCGTTCAAACCAGAGTCTGCAGCGCGAAAGCCGCGACTTAATCACCGGAGAAAAGTtcagaaaatggaagagaatggGGATATGCCTACAAAGCTGAGGAAGCTGGATCTGAGTGGTAATCAAGAAGCCACCgaaaaagaagtagaaagaatCTTGGGATTGTTGCAAACGTACTTTCGAAAGTATCCTGATACTCCTGTGTCTTATTTTGAGTTTGTGATTGATCCAAACTCTTTCTCTCGTACTGTGGAGAATATATTTTACGTTTCTTTCATTATAAGGGATGGTTTTGCAAGAATAAGGCTTGACCAAGACAGGCTGCCAATATTGGAGCCAATTAATATTAATCTAGCCGGTGAGGGAAATGATCCCAGTTTCCACAGCAGGAAACAGGGAGTTATATCTTTGAGTTtacaagactggaaaaatatTGTGGCAACTTTCGAAATTTCAGAGGCTATGATCACAAACTAA